A single region of the Microlunatus panaciterrae genome encodes:
- a CDS encoding MogA/MoaB family molybdenum cofactor biosynthesis protein, giving the protein MSHSALVITVSSRAAAGVYADRSGPILVAGLAELGFEVGDPLVVPDGPPVAVALTEAVAAGHAVVLTTGGTGLNPTDQTPEMTRPLLDRELPQLAAAVARYGWDQGVPTAVLSRGLAGTARGTLIVNLPGSSGGARDGMAVLAPILLHAVSQLRGGDH; this is encoded by the coding sequence ATGAGCCACAGCGCGCTGGTCATCACCGTGTCCTCGCGGGCCGCGGCCGGCGTGTATGCGGACCGGTCCGGCCCGATCCTGGTCGCCGGACTGGCCGAGCTCGGCTTCGAGGTCGGCGATCCGCTGGTGGTGCCCGACGGCCCGCCGGTGGCGGTTGCGCTGACCGAGGCGGTCGCGGCCGGGCACGCGGTGGTGTTGACGACGGGCGGTACGGGTCTGAACCCCACCGACCAGACGCCGGAGATGACCCGGCCGCTGCTGGACCGTGAGCTGCCGCAGCTGGCGGCGGCGGTCGCCCGCTACGGCTGGGACCAGGGGGTCCCGACCGCCGTCCTCAGCAGAGGGCTGGCCGGCACCGCCCGCGGGACCCTGATCGTCAACCTGCCGGGTTCCAGCGGAGGAGCGCGGGACGGGATGGCAGTGCTGGCCCCGATACTGCTGCATGCCGTCAGCCAACTCCGCGGGGGTGATCACTGA
- a CDS encoding tyrosine-type recombinase/integrase, translated as MSLHDRGQLADQGFSQRSPTRPPDDARLGVPAHAENEGRLIHDLRHTAACLWLPRGVDPVTVQAWMGHASIATTNLYLHHLGTAADQAGLARLNALRHTGGTPGRLESK; from the coding sequence GTGAGTCTCCATGACCGCGGCCAGCTCGCTGACCAGGGCTTTTCTCAGCGCTCGCCAACGAGGCCGCCCGATGATGCCCGTCTTGGTGTACCAGCGCATGCCGAGAACGAGGGTCGCCTGATTCACGATCTGCGGCATACGGCGGCGTGCTTGTGGCTGCCTAGAGGAGTCGATCCGGTGACGGTGCAGGCGTGGATGGGTCACGCCTCGATTGCCACGACGAACCTCTACCTGCATCACCTGGGAACGGCCGCTGACCAGGCCGGATTGGCGCGTCTGAACGCTCTGAGGCACACCGGGGGCACGCCAGGCAGGTTGGAATCGAAATGA
- a CDS encoding GNAT family N-acetyltransferase, with product MQSFGREHHWPVTLRHGQITLRPMRYRDQGEWERVRRLNQSWLRPWEATLPAGSVPGPTTYSGLVRALNRQAREGRMLPWLLFYDPGEEGAKAAKPVLAGQLTVSGIVGGSASWGQIGYWIDHRWAGRGLIPTAVAMATDYCFETMRLHRIEIAIRPENAKSLRVVNKLGFRPEGLRPRYLHIDGDWRDHLVFALNSEEVPEGLMARWERQRT from the coding sequence ATGCAGTCGTTCGGCCGGGAGCATCACTGGCCGGTGACGCTGCGGCATGGTCAGATCACCTTGCGGCCGATGCGCTATCGCGACCAGGGGGAGTGGGAGCGGGTCCGGCGGCTGAACCAGTCCTGGCTGCGTCCCTGGGAGGCCACCCTGCCGGCTGGAAGCGTGCCCGGGCCCACAACGTACTCCGGCCTGGTCCGGGCGCTGAACCGCCAGGCCCGCGAAGGCAGGATGCTGCCGTGGTTGCTGTTCTATGACCCGGGGGAGGAGGGCGCAAAGGCGGCGAAGCCGGTGCTCGCCGGGCAGCTCACGGTGAGCGGCATCGTGGGTGGCTCGGCTTCGTGGGGGCAGATCGGCTACTGGATCGACCACCGATGGGCCGGCCGAGGACTGATCCCCACAGCGGTGGCGATGGCGACGGACTACTGCTTCGAGACGATGCGGCTGCACCGGATCGAGATCGCCATCCGGCCCGAGAACGCCAAGAGCCTGCGGGTGGTGAACAAGCTCGGTTTCCGTCCGGAGGGGCTCCGCCCCAGATATCTGCACATCGACGGCGACTGGCGTGACCACCTGGTCTTCGCCCTGAACAGCGAGGAGGTGCCGGAGGGTCTGATGGCGCGCTGGGAGCGGCAACGGACCTGA
- a CDS encoding FUSC family protein, whose amino-acid sequence MTELGQAARPSRWQRVLNLAWPGRPTRWRDLPGRLQPTMMTVLRLTAAAVVSYLLTLALTDGVVDLTGPLTALLVVQASAFSTLKMGVVRVGAVLSGVLVAILLSSWIGLTWWSLGAAIAASLLLGKALRLGDQALETPISAMLILGVTNHDVAAEVRVLTTLIGAGVGVAFNLIYPPAMPTRPAGRALLRVADAAAASLDTAGHALEAGPVTREQVEHWLDRVRTAGRRVADANDLIARLRDSRRLNPRALGTADVAPVLATGLDTLEHCLLAIRSLFVVLLTEIPMTEEREDPYGEELRSAFAVVLHDVGDCLRAFGSLVVAEAEQREEETEAALAESLDILRETQAILTELIMVDARDNTSSWLLRGSTLAAVEQVLTQLNLENRARIRQSWKEEQSRRPLAQLPSAIQNVLPHPDRPYLRGLDSARPRRGTQRDDSRAAPKSTAD is encoded by the coding sequence GTGACCGAGCTGGGTCAGGCTGCCCGGCCGTCACGCTGGCAGCGGGTCCTCAACCTGGCGTGGCCGGGTCGACCGACCCGCTGGCGGGATCTGCCGGGTCGGCTGCAGCCGACCATGATGACTGTGCTGCGGCTCACCGCGGCAGCGGTGGTGTCCTATCTGCTGACCTTGGCGCTGACCGATGGTGTCGTCGATCTCACCGGCCCACTCACCGCGCTGCTGGTGGTCCAGGCGTCCGCCTTCTCGACGCTCAAGATGGGCGTCGTGCGGGTCGGCGCCGTCCTCTCCGGGGTGCTGGTGGCCATCCTGCTGTCGAGCTGGATCGGGCTGACCTGGTGGAGCCTGGGTGCGGCCATCGCCGCTTCACTACTGCTGGGCAAGGCGCTGCGGCTGGGTGACCAGGCGTTGGAGACGCCGATCAGCGCCATGCTGATCCTCGGCGTCACCAATCACGACGTGGCTGCCGAGGTCCGGGTGCTCACCACCCTGATCGGAGCCGGCGTGGGCGTGGCCTTCAACTTGATCTATCCCCCAGCCATGCCGACACGGCCCGCCGGACGGGCGCTGCTCCGGGTGGCCGACGCGGCGGCCGCCTCGTTGGACACGGCCGGGCACGCACTCGAGGCCGGCCCGGTGACCCGGGAGCAGGTCGAACACTGGCTGGACCGAGTCCGAACGGCCGGTCGCCGAGTGGCGGACGCCAACGATCTCATCGCACGGCTCCGGGACAGCCGGAGGCTCAACCCGCGCGCACTGGGCACGGCCGACGTCGCGCCCGTACTCGCGACCGGACTGGACACGCTGGAGCACTGCCTGTTGGCGATCCGCAGCCTCTTCGTTGTGCTTCTCACGGAGATTCCGATGACCGAGGAGCGCGAGGATCCTTACGGCGAAGAGCTCCGGTCAGCCTTCGCTGTCGTCCTGCACGATGTCGGAGACTGCCTGCGTGCGTTCGGCAGTCTCGTGGTGGCCGAGGCGGAGCAACGCGAGGAGGAGACCGAAGCTGCGCTCGCGGAGAGCCTCGACATCCTGCGAGAGACCCAGGCGATTCTGACTGAGCTGATCATGGTCGACGCCCGTGACAACACGTCCTCCTGGCTGCTCCGCGGCTCCACCCTGGCCGCGGTCGAACAGGTGCTGACGCAATTGAACTTGGAGAACCGGGCCCGAATCCGGCAGAGCTGGAAGGAGGAGCAGTCACGCCGACCGCTGGCCCAGCTGCCGTCCGCGATCCAGAACGTGCTGCCGCATCCGGACCGGCCCTACCTGCGTGGTCTGGATTCCGCCAGACCCCGCCGGGGGACGCAGCGGGACGACAGCCGCGCGGCCCCGAAGTCGACGGCCGACTGA
- a CDS encoding DUF488 domain-containing protein: protein MLIMGSEARVRVGRVYDKRGPSDGRRVLVDRLWPRGLRKDDPRLDQWNRDVAPSSELRRWYGHRPDRFAEFEHRYRHELTSGEVTEAVDELRTLARLGPLTLLTATRDPSTSHAAILARVIEGSD, encoded by the coding sequence ATGTTGATCATGGGATCGGAGGCGCGAGTGCGGGTCGGTCGGGTCTACGACAAGCGCGGGCCAAGCGACGGCCGGCGGGTCCTGGTCGACCGGCTCTGGCCCCGTGGTCTGCGCAAGGACGATCCGCGCCTTGACCAGTGGAACCGCGACGTCGCACCTTCATCGGAGCTGCGCCGCTGGTATGGCCACCGCCCGGACCGGTTTGCGGAGTTCGAGCATCGCTATCGGCACGAACTCACCTCGGGGGAGGTGACCGAGGCGGTGGATGAGCTGCGCACACTGGCACGACTCGGTCCGCTCACGCTGCTGACCGCGACCCGAGATCCCAGCACCAGTCATGCCGCGATACTCGCGCGGGTCATCGAGGGATCCGACTGA
- a CDS encoding aminoglycoside phosphotransferase family protein: MHPNQLEIEPETVQDLVADQFPHWRGLAVRPVTSHGTVNKVFRLGERLVLRFPLEPGPPDEKRAWLVAEADLARSLLGRMPVATPVPVALGEPGRGYPLAWAVYGWLPGTDAATASVGHSHQFACDVAAFVQALRRQDTGGRTFDGPGRGGSLSSHDEYVASCLGRSRGLIDVEALARLWGRLRETPRAGAKDVWTHGDLMPGNLLAEDGRLVAVIDVGGLAPADPALDLMPAWNLMEAGPRRAFREALAVDETEWARGQGWALVQAIGCLYYYRVTNPVMSATAHRTLEALLDELEQ; encoded by the coding sequence ATGCACCCGAACCAGCTCGAGATCGAGCCCGAGACCGTCCAGGATCTTGTCGCGGACCAGTTCCCGCACTGGCGCGGGCTGGCGGTGCGACCGGTCACCTCGCACGGCACGGTGAACAAGGTGTTCCGCCTGGGCGAGAGGCTGGTGCTGCGGTTCCCGCTGGAACCGGGTCCCCCAGACGAAAAACGCGCCTGGCTGGTGGCGGAGGCCGACCTCGCCCGCAGTCTGCTGGGGCGGATGCCGGTGGCGACACCGGTGCCGGTGGCTCTCGGCGAGCCCGGTCGTGGTTACCCGCTCGCTTGGGCCGTCTATGGGTGGCTGCCAGGCACCGATGCTGCCACCGCCAGCGTCGGACATTCGCACCAGTTCGCCTGCGACGTGGCGGCCTTCGTCCAGGCTCTGCGACGACAGGACACCGGCGGCCGTACGTTCGACGGGCCCGGCCGAGGTGGGTCGTTGAGCTCCCACGACGAATACGTGGCCTCCTGCCTGGGCCGCAGCCGCGGGCTGATCGACGTCGAGGCTCTCGCACGGCTGTGGGGGCGGCTTCGCGAGACACCGCGCGCCGGAGCCAAGGATGTCTGGACTCACGGCGACCTCATGCCGGGCAACCTGCTTGCGGAGGATGGTCGGTTGGTCGCGGTGATCGATGTCGGGGGGCTGGCGCCGGCCGACCCGGCCCTCGACCTGATGCCGGCTTGGAACCTGATGGAGGCGGGGCCGAGACGGGCCTTCCGCGAGGCCCTGGCTGTGGACGAGACCGAGTGGGCGCGGGGCCAGGGCTGGGCGCTGGTCCAGGCGATCGGCTGCCTTTACTACTACCGCGTCACCAACCCGGTGATGTCGGCAACGGCGCACCGGACGCTGGAGGCGCTGCTCGACGAGCTCGAGCAGTGA
- the moaC gene encoding cyclic pyranopterin monophosphate synthase MoaC, producing MAESGGPQFPHLSPSGDARMVDVSGKEVTARTATATGRVQLSPECVAALREGSVPKGDALAVARIAGIQGAKRTPELVPLCHPLFLSGVDVLINVVDDGVEIAATVRTTERTGVEMEALTAVSVAALAVVDMIKAIDREAVITDILVQQKSGGRSGDWQRSVTGPR from the coding sequence ATGGCCGAGTCCGGCGGGCCGCAGTTCCCGCACCTCTCCCCGAGCGGCGACGCCCGGATGGTCGACGTCTCCGGCAAGGAGGTCACCGCCCGCACGGCCACGGCCACCGGCCGGGTCCAGCTGAGTCCCGAATGTGTGGCCGCGCTTCGCGAGGGGTCGGTGCCGAAGGGCGACGCGTTGGCGGTGGCCCGGATTGCGGGCATCCAAGGGGCCAAGAGGACGCCGGAGCTGGTGCCGCTGTGTCATCCGCTCTTCCTGAGCGGTGTCGACGTCCTGATCAACGTCGTGGATGACGGGGTGGAGATCGCGGCCACGGTGCGGACCACCGAGCGCACCGGGGTCGAGATGGAGGCGCTGACGGCCGTGTCGGTTGCCGCGTTGGCCGTGGTGGACATGATCAAGGCCATCGACCGCGAGGCGGTGATCACCGACATCCTGGTGCAGCAGAAGTCGGGTGGCCGGAGCGGCGACTGGCAGCGCTCGGTGACCGGCCCGCGATGA
- the glp gene encoding gephyrin-like molybdotransferase Glp: protein MPLFGRKKSPEPEAPAQHALPSLPEPPAARPDGLRSLADHRDYLLDCIEELPPFGQQILDALDLSLCEDIVSTVNLPGFDNSAMDGYAVQAADVADATPGSPVILPVVGEIAAGKSASHPLSPGTAMKIMTGAPVPAGADAIIPYEDTDRGEQDVRIFAPREAGQHIRRRGEDVEADTQVFSAGDRLGPRAIGLLAAIGLDKVLVRPRPRVVVVSTGSELVEPGLPLDSADQIYDSNSYMLAAAARAAGAQVFRVGLVSDDPEEVKQTISDQQVRADLILTTGGVSQGDFDVVKAVMPEMGATDFAQVAMQPGKPQGFGLIGEDRTPMIMLPGNPVSAFVSFEAFVRPAIRKLMGTRPYGRTAVRCVASHAITSIPGKVQLARGIVTYDENGSRQVELAGGHGSHLLGDLSRANALVLLAEETELVAAGDEVVVWLLNEDD, encoded by the coding sequence ATGCCATTGTTCGGCCGTAAGAAGTCCCCAGAACCCGAGGCGCCGGCGCAGCACGCGCTCCCGTCGTTGCCGGAGCCGCCCGCAGCGAGGCCCGACGGCCTCCGTTCGCTGGCCGACCACCGGGACTACCTGCTCGACTGCATCGAGGAGCTGCCCCCGTTCGGGCAGCAGATTCTGGACGCCCTGGACCTGAGTCTCTGCGAGGACATCGTCTCGACGGTGAACCTGCCCGGCTTCGACAACTCGGCCATGGATGGCTACGCCGTGCAAGCGGCGGACGTCGCAGATGCCACGCCGGGGTCGCCGGTCATCCTGCCCGTCGTCGGGGAGATCGCGGCCGGGAAGTCGGCCTCCCACCCGCTGTCGCCGGGGACCGCCATGAAGATCATGACCGGGGCGCCGGTGCCGGCAGGCGCCGACGCCATCATCCCGTACGAGGACACCGACCGCGGCGAGCAGGACGTCAGGATCTTCGCTCCGCGGGAGGCGGGACAGCACATCCGTCGTCGCGGCGAGGACGTGGAGGCCGACACGCAGGTCTTCTCCGCCGGGGACAGGCTGGGACCTCGTGCCATCGGTCTGCTGGCTGCCATCGGTCTGGACAAGGTGCTGGTCCGCCCGCGGCCGCGGGTGGTCGTGGTCTCCACCGGCTCCGAGCTGGTCGAGCCCGGGCTGCCGTTGGACAGCGCCGACCAGATCTACGACTCCAACTCCTACATGCTGGCCGCTGCGGCCAGGGCTGCGGGCGCCCAGGTCTTCCGGGTCGGCCTGGTCAGCGACGACCCGGAGGAGGTCAAGCAGACCATCTCCGACCAGCAGGTACGCGCCGACCTCATCCTGACCACCGGCGGTGTCAGCCAGGGTGACTTCGATGTGGTGAAGGCGGTCATGCCGGAGATGGGGGCGACGGACTTCGCCCAGGTGGCGATGCAACCGGGCAAACCGCAGGGCTTCGGCCTGATTGGTGAGGACCGGACGCCGATGATCATGCTGCCGGGCAACCCGGTCAGCGCCTTCGTCTCGTTCGAGGCCTTCGTCCGGCCGGCCATCCGCAAGCTGATGGGCACGCGGCCCTACGGCCGCACCGCGGTCCGCTGCGTCGCCAGCCACGCCATCACGTCGATCCCGGGCAAGGTCCAGCTGGCGCGCGGGATCGTCACCTACGACGAGAACGGCTCCCGCCAGGTCGAACTGGCCGGTGGCCACGGCTCGCATCTGCTGGGCGACCTCTCCAGGGCCAACGCGCTGGTCCTGCTGGCTGAGGAGACCGAGCTCGTGGCGGCCGGCGACGAGGTCGTCGTCTGGCTGCTGAACGAGGACGACTGA
- a CDS encoding DUF2249 domain-containing protein, translating into MVDQHATAPELDVRPLRKPEKHPTIFATYRDLPVGGSFVLVNDHDPRHLRDEFEADHAGSYGWEYLNTEPRDWRIRITKRTTAPLPRVLVNTADLTAAEDRPDASGAVWKLQARERDLDSNIIALPPGEGIAEHVGPDLDVLIHILAGSGQLITEVGPIDLAPGMLLWLPRRSRRQFAAGADGLRYLTVHQRRQSLVLGTSRLGTGEAP; encoded by the coding sequence ATGGTCGACCAGCACGCAACGGCGCCGGAGCTCGACGTGCGCCCACTGCGCAAACCCGAGAAGCACCCGACGATCTTCGCTACCTACCGAGACCTTCCCGTCGGCGGTTCGTTCGTGCTGGTCAACGACCACGATCCCCGGCATCTGCGGGACGAGTTCGAGGCCGACCATGCCGGCAGCTACGGATGGGAATACCTCAACACCGAGCCCCGTGACTGGCGGATCCGCATCACCAAGCGCACCACCGCCCCGCTTCCCCGAGTCCTGGTCAACACCGCGGACCTGACCGCGGCTGAGGACCGGCCGGATGCGTCGGGTGCGGTCTGGAAGCTCCAGGCGCGCGAGCGGGACCTGGACTCCAACATCATTGCCCTGCCACCCGGTGAGGGCATAGCCGAGCACGTCGGACCCGACCTCGACGTCCTCATCCACATCCTGGCCGGCTCCGGACAGCTCATCACCGAGGTCGGCCCGATCGACTTGGCCCCAGGCATGCTGCTCTGGCTGCCCCGTCGCTCCCGACGCCAGTTCGCCGCCGGAGCCGACGGCCTGCGCTACCTCACCGTGCACCAACGCCGACAGTCGCTGGTCCTCGGTACCAGCCGACTCGGGACGGGCGAGGCCCCATAA
- a CDS encoding 5-formyltetrahydrofolate cyclo-ligase, translating to MVDAQGQGQSTADAAALQEAKALLREAVLLRRETRTAAERTQQDLARFAQLQKALEPSLGGLQTVSVYLSTGAEPSTLQLIGWLAAHDITVLLPVLSGGPDGIRKSQPDWAPYGGPDRLRIGPHSILEPTTAPLGPQALARADLVIASALAASAEGDRLGRGGGWYDRALEHASQAAETWVLLNDEEVLKIIPTQAWDRRVDVLVTPSRLIRTSPHAA from the coding sequence ATGGTTGATGCGCAGGGTCAGGGACAGTCAACGGCTGATGCGGCCGCGCTGCAGGAGGCCAAGGCGCTGCTCCGTGAGGCAGTCCTGCTGCGCCGGGAGACGCGGACGGCAGCCGAGCGCACGCAGCAGGACCTGGCTCGGTTCGCGCAACTCCAGAAGGCCCTCGAACCCTCGCTCGGCGGTCTGCAGACGGTGTCGGTCTACCTGTCCACCGGCGCGGAGCCCAGCACCCTGCAGCTGATCGGCTGGCTGGCGGCCCACGACATCACTGTTCTGCTGCCCGTACTGAGCGGAGGCCCGGACGGGATCCGCAAAAGCCAGCCGGACTGGGCGCCCTACGGGGGACCCGACCGGCTGCGAATCGGCCCCCATTCCATCCTTGAACCGACCACAGCGCCGCTGGGTCCGCAGGCCCTGGCGCGGGCCGACCTCGTGATCGCCTCGGCCCTCGCGGCGAGCGCCGAAGGTGACCGGCTCGGTCGAGGCGGCGGCTGGTATGACCGTGCTCTCGAGCACGCGTCGCAAGCGGCCGAGACCTGGGTCCTGCTCAACGACGAAGAGGTCCTCAAGATCATTCCGACTCAAGCATGGGACCGGCGAGTGGACGTGCTGGTCACGCCCTCCCGGCTGATCCGCACTTCCCCCCACGCGGCCTGA
- a CDS encoding TfoX/Sxy family protein — translation MEIPKPTETDKERFRELVPQRDDVEVKPMFGNLGAFVNGNMFMGLFGSQIGVKLAPADQERLREAGGGPYGPEGRPMGGYLTLPAAATAQQLDEWISSALAYVADLPPKQPKARRK, via the coding sequence GTGGAGATCCCGAAGCCGACAGAGACCGACAAGGAGCGCTTCCGAGAACTTGTTCCACAGCGAGACGACGTGGAGGTCAAGCCGATGTTCGGCAACCTCGGCGCCTTCGTCAACGGCAATATGTTCATGGGGCTGTTCGGGTCGCAGATCGGCGTGAAGCTCGCGCCGGCCGACCAGGAGCGGCTGCGTGAGGCTGGAGGTGGCCCCTACGGGCCGGAAGGGCGTCCCATGGGTGGATACCTGACCTTGCCGGCGGCCGCGACAGCTCAGCAGCTGGATGAGTGGATCTCCTCGGCGCTCGCCTACGTTGCCGATCTGCCCCCGAAGCAGCCGAAGGCCCGCAGGAAGTAG
- a CDS encoding helix-turn-helix transcriptional regulator has protein sequence MDPTGPRHFRMLAEVLALSLAAEPEPSARAVEAGRAWGRRLGSQAENGSDPSTSEAAARLLGMLDELGFAPEQRDTDGRSQIGLRHCPFLELAATTPQVVCPVHLGLMQGALEAWRAPVTVDRLDPFVEPDLCLAHLTPDRSSTMISLGKSR, from the coding sequence ATGGATCCCACGGGACCCCGGCACTTCCGAATGCTGGCCGAGGTGCTGGCTCTCAGCCTGGCTGCCGAGCCGGAGCCGAGCGCCCGAGCCGTCGAGGCCGGTCGCGCCTGGGGGCGTCGGCTGGGAAGTCAGGCCGAAAACGGTAGCGATCCGAGCACAAGCGAGGCAGCCGCTCGACTGCTGGGGATGCTCGATGAGCTGGGCTTCGCCCCAGAACAACGCGATACCGACGGCCGATCACAGATCGGCCTGCGGCACTGTCCGTTCCTGGAGCTCGCCGCGACCACGCCCCAGGTCGTCTGCCCGGTCCACCTCGGTCTGATGCAGGGCGCGCTGGAGGCGTGGAGGGCTCCGGTCACGGTCGACCGGCTGGACCCTTTTGTCGAACCCGACCTCTGCCTGGCCCACCTCACACCCGACAGGAGTAGCACCATGATCAGCCTCGGGAAGTCGCGCTGA
- a CDS encoding NAD(P)/FAD-dependent oxidoreductase: MGAGIAGLGAALFLARDGHPVTVCEIDGPPPPGIDELWSDWARPNVPHGRLGHGFLSGFCTELQSRAPDVLQGILDAGAVVQDLTEQAPEGKREPGDEQLIIVMCRRPVLEGLLRRAVEAEPSVTIRSGCRLAGVVAEPGRPPTVTGVRTSEGDVIAADVVVMAGGRRLPLMRWLDAIGAERPAEVSEGCGQLWYTRYNRLRPRNGEDGTATLMAASAIQDLGYMYYAFGPGDRGTFCYELGIPVRDRSLRAVHDQSVFMAVIHLMPEAADLLADGRSEPVGRMCPMGEEHNIVRAFPRQGAPLALGLHVIGDARSRTNSLYAWGVSLALQQAAALTDAIREHPTDNAAQAWELEAAVADEIEGRYLVSMSDDRAWLRAMGVDRPRVTDRRIRVIDEVLRPASKVDRRVWRELTRWNMCLRSTRSLADDDQLIRHAEALRAGRQSPAKAAKDTPDRGTVLGTISRSGPETRA, from the coding sequence GTGGGTGCGGGCATCGCCGGGCTCGGGGCCGCCCTGTTCCTCGCGCGCGACGGTCATCCTGTAACGGTTTGCGAGATCGATGGGCCCCCACCTCCCGGGATCGACGAGCTGTGGTCGGACTGGGCGCGGCCGAACGTCCCTCACGGACGGCTCGGCCACGGCTTCCTGTCGGGCTTCTGCACAGAGCTACAAAGTCGGGCCCCTGACGTTCTGCAGGGCATCCTCGACGCCGGAGCGGTAGTCCAGGACCTCACCGAGCAAGCGCCGGAGGGGAAACGGGAGCCCGGGGACGAGCAGTTGATCATCGTCATGTGCCGCCGCCCCGTCCTGGAGGGCCTGCTGCGACGAGCGGTCGAAGCCGAGCCGTCTGTCACGATCCGCTCCGGCTGCCGCCTGGCGGGCGTGGTCGCCGAGCCGGGACGACCTCCCACCGTCACCGGCGTCCGGACGTCGGAGGGGGACGTGATAGCGGCCGACGTCGTGGTCATGGCCGGAGGCCGCCGTCTCCCGCTGATGAGATGGCTCGACGCGATCGGTGCGGAGCGGCCGGCGGAAGTCTCGGAGGGGTGCGGCCAGCTCTGGTACACTCGGTACAACCGTCTGCGTCCCAGGAATGGCGAGGACGGCACCGCAACGTTGATGGCGGCGTCGGCGATCCAGGACCTTGGCTACATGTACTACGCGTTCGGGCCTGGAGACCGCGGGACGTTCTGCTACGAGCTGGGAATCCCGGTCAGAGATCGCAGCCTCCGGGCCGTGCATGACCAATCGGTGTTCATGGCGGTGATCCATCTGATGCCGGAGGCCGCTGACCTGCTCGCCGACGGACGCTCCGAACCGGTCGGTCGGATGTGCCCGATGGGCGAGGAGCACAACATAGTGCGTGCGTTCCCGCGTCAGGGCGCGCCGCTGGCCCTGGGCTTGCACGTGATCGGCGACGCGCGCAGCCGCACGAACTCGCTCTATGCGTGGGGGGTCAGCCTCGCACTTCAGCAGGCTGCAGCGCTGACCGACGCCATCCGCGAGCACCCGACCGACAACGCCGCGCAGGCTTGGGAGCTGGAGGCGGCCGTGGCCGACGAAATCGAAGGCCGGTACCTTGTGTCGATGTCAGATGACCGTGCCTGGCTGCGGGCTATGGGTGTCGATCGACCCCGGGTCACGGATCGGCGGATCCGCGTGATCGATGAGGTGCTTCGACCGGCGAGCAAGGTGGACCGCCGGGTATGGCGCGAGTTAACACGCTGGAACATGTGTCTGCGTTCGACTCGATCCTTAGCAGACGACGACCAGTTGATCCGCCACGCGGAAGCTTTACGTGCTGGCCGCCAGTCGCCGGCCAAGGCGGCGAAGGATACGCCGGATCGAGGCACCGTACTGGGCACGATCAGCCGGTCAGGGCCTGAAACGCGTGCATGA